DNA sequence from the Deltaproteobacteria bacterium genome:
GCGCGCGGTGACTAGAATGCCGCCCTCGACTCAACCCAGCGGAGACAAAGCACATGTACGCGGTGATTCAGACCGGTGGCAAGCAGTACAAGGTCCAGCCGGGCGACACGGTGGTCGTCGAAAAACTTCCCGGCCAGGCCGGCGACGCGGTCGCGTTCGATGAGGTGCTGCTCGTGGCCGACGAGGAGAAGGTGGCGGTCGGCCGCCCGCTCGTCGAGGGCGCGCAGGTCACCGGCGAGATCGTCGAGCAGGGGCTCGGCGAGAAGCTCATCGTGTACAAGTTCAAGCGCCGCAAGAACTACCGCCGCAAGACGGGCCACCGCCAGCAGTACACGGCGGTCAAGATCAACGACGTGAAGGCGTAGCGCGATCGCGTAACGCAGAGGCGAAAGCAAGATGGCGCACAAAAAAGGTCAAGGTTCGACGCGAAACGGCCGGGACTCCAACGCCCAGCGCCGCGGCATCAAGGTGTTCGACGGCGAGACGGTGTCCGCGGGCAGCATCCTGGTCCGCCAGCTCGGAACCAAGATCCACCCGGGCAACAACGTCGGCACCGGCAAGGACTGGACCTTGTTCGCCCTCGTCGACGGCGTCGTCAAGTACGAGCGCCGCGGCAAGGACCGCAAGCAGGTCTCGGTCTACCCGGCCGCCAACTGATCTTCGTCGCGCGCGCGGCCGGCGCCGGTCACCGCGCGCCGGCGGCCGCCAGCCACGACTCGATCTCCGCGATCTGGGCGGCGTAGTTGCCGGGCGCGGCGCGGTAGA
Encoded proteins:
- the rplU gene encoding 50S ribosomal protein L21, whose amino-acid sequence is MYAVIQTGGKQYKVQPGDTVVVEKLPGQAGDAVAFDEVLLVADEEKVAVGRPLVEGAQVTGEIVEQGLGEKLIVYKFKRRKNYRRKTGHRQQYTAVKINDVKA
- a CDS encoding 50S ribosomal protein L27; this encodes MAHKKGQGSTRNGRDSNAQRRGIKVFDGETVSAGSILVRQLGTKIHPGNNVGTGKDWTLFALVDGVVKYERRGKDRKQVSVYPAAN